The following proteins are co-located in the Eriocheir sinensis breed Jianghai 21 chromosome 1, ASM2467909v1, whole genome shotgun sequence genome:
- the LOC127007115 gene encoding uncharacterized protein LOC127007115 isoform X3, translating into MLVNKGAEEQRYRNEILVDGEPVLFEILDTCSKNMEALPSQETINWADGFLLVYSITDRQSFNWAKRVRLHICERKAGGRGGGLGSAATLTPTALPLSGGMGGDVSPTLGPPMVLLANKADMVHLRQVSTEEGEILAKDLESFFCEVAASEHVLQVANAFHEVFKEVQNVRKRNKTSLLDRVLGSKATRIYVRGKSDSALPKD; encoded by the exons atgctAGTCAACAAGGGCGCAGAAG AGCAACGGTACAGAAATGAGATCCTGGTGGACGGAGAACCGGTGCTGTTTGAAATCCTGGACACCTGTAGCAAg AACATGGAGGCACTACCATCGCAGGAGACCATCAACTGGGCGGACGGGTTCCTCCTCGTCTACTCCATCACGGACCGGCAGAGCTTTAATTGGGCCAAACGCGTGAGGCTGCACATCTGCGAGCGCAAGGCAGGGGGGCGCGGCGGCGGGTTGGGCAGCGCCGCCACCCTCACGCCCACGGCCCTACCTCTCTCGGGCGGCATGGGCGGCGACGTGTCCCCTACCCTCGGCCCGCCCATGGTGCTGCTGGCCAACAAGGCGGACATGGTGCACCTCAGACAGGTGTCCACGGAGGAGG GCGAGATCTTGGCCAAGGACCTGGAGAGCTTCTTCTGCGAGGTGGCGGCGTCGGAACACGTGCTGCAGGTGGCCAACGCCTTCCACGAGGTGTTCAAGGAGGTGCAGAACGTGCGGAAGAGGAACAAGACGTCGCTGCTGGACCGGGTGTTGGGCAGCAAGGCGACGCGGATATACGTGCGAGGGAAAAGCGACTCCGCGCTGCCTAAAGACTGA
- the LOC127007115 gene encoding ras-related and estrogen-regulated growth inhibitor-like isoform X2 — protein sequence MYSEPACVSGDSLAGLFPFWSKHDDRIVWFTCTISQREEQRYRNEILVDGEPVLFEILDTCSKNMEALPSQETINWADGFLLVYSITDRQSFNWAKRVRLHICERKAGGRGGGLGSAATLTPTALPLSGGMGGDVSPTLGPPMVLLANKADMVHLRQVSTEEGEILAKDLESFFCEVAASEHVLQVANAFHEVFKEVQNVRKRNKTSLLDRVLGSKATRIYVRGKSDSALPKD from the exons ATGTATTCCGAACCCGCGTGTGTTTCCGGAGATTCCCTCGCTGGTTTATTTCCCTTCTGGAGCAAACACGATGACCGGATTGTGTGGTTTACCTGCACGATATCGCAGAGGGAAG AGCAACGGTACAGAAATGAGATCCTGGTGGACGGAGAACCGGTGCTGTTTGAAATCCTGGACACCTGTAGCAAg AACATGGAGGCACTACCATCGCAGGAGACCATCAACTGGGCGGACGGGTTCCTCCTCGTCTACTCCATCACGGACCGGCAGAGCTTTAATTGGGCCAAACGCGTGAGGCTGCACATCTGCGAGCGCAAGGCAGGGGGGCGCGGCGGCGGGTTGGGCAGCGCCGCCACCCTCACGCCCACGGCCCTACCTCTCTCGGGCGGCATGGGCGGCGACGTGTCCCCTACCCTCGGCCCGCCCATGGTGCTGCTGGCCAACAAGGCGGACATGGTGCACCTCAGACAGGTGTCCACGGAGGAGG GCGAGATCTTGGCCAAGGACCTGGAGAGCTTCTTCTGCGAGGTGGCGGCGTCGGAACACGTGCTGCAGGTGGCCAACGCCTTCCACGAGGTGTTCAAGGAGGTGCAGAACGTGCGGAAGAGGAACAAGACGTCGCTGCTGGACCGGGTGTTGGGCAGCAAGGCGACGCGGATATACGTGCGAGGGAAAAGCGACTCCGCGCTGCCTAAAGACTGA